The Seriola aureovittata isolate HTS-2021-v1 ecotype China chromosome 3, ASM2101889v1, whole genome shotgun sequence genome includes a region encoding these proteins:
- the LOC130166484 gene encoding uncharacterized protein LOC130166484, with protein MISSAVTMTTRAVLLLTLFVLNLLIPASSVANQTMQNNTSSAPPNNTEPTEAPHSSSTWTQMLTTTVPPPSSSSQSTATTKRPHLSSTTTQPIKATPAPNMSQSKFIILMTLLAIIVLMLLLGCLYFMWGRWSGRDSSMPRFLQGVSERLTTAVGNLEDRMGLHLWQGGKRGGEEDEEEAQGRQEEEGGQRSDDGGEGGSSGVRYEEKGEDEEDSDTSDDYSSMEGENLRERAQNRQEDEDDEDSEGTGDASEGHHSAVGGESSGDKPGGSEETALVNSPQEDDDVTAL; from the coding sequence TCACCATGACGACCAGGGCTGTCCTACTTCTGACTTTATTCGTGCTGAATCTCCTGATTCCTGCGTCCTCTGTTGCTAATCAAACGATGCAGAACAACACCTCCTCTGCTCCCCCAAACAACACAGAACCTACTGAAGCTCCACACTCTTCATCTACATGGACTCAGATGTTAACCACCACTGTACCAcctccatcatcttcctcacaGTCCACAGCAACAACCAAACGACCTCACCTCTCGTCCACCACAACACAGCCCATAAAAGCAACTCCTGCTCCCAATATGTCTCAATCCAAGTTCATTATTCTCATGACTCTGCTTGCCATCATTGTGTTGATGCTGCTTTTGGGATGCCTCTACTTCATGTGGGGCAGGTGGTCAGGTCGGGACAGCTCCATGCCCAGGTTCCTTCAGGGTGTGAGTGAGAGGCTGACCACCGCAGTCGGAAACCTGGAGGACCGGATGGGGCTCCACCTGTGGCAAGGAGGGAAGCGAggtggagaggaagatgaagaagaggcacagggaagacaggaagaggaaggaggacagagaAGTGACGACGGGGGAGAAGGAGGTAGTAGTGGAGTGAGGTACGAAGAAAAGGGGGAAGACGAGGAAGACAGCGATACTTCAGATGACTATTCCAGTATGGAGGGGGAGAACCTGAGGGAGAGGGCGCAGAACAGacaggaggacgaggacgatGAAGACAGTGAGGGAACGGGTGATGCGAGCGAGGGACACCACAGTGCTGTAGGAGGAGAGAGCAGTGGAGACAAACCAGGAGGTTCAGAGGAGACGGCGCTGGTCAACTCTCCacaggaggatgatgatgtcactgcgCTGTAG